A single Drosophila miranda strain MSH22 chromosome XR, D.miranda_PacBio2.1, whole genome shotgun sequence DNA region contains:
- the LOC108151049 gene encoding titin-like isoform X11, with product MERRQTLDSSMSSLYSAASSSRQIQSQSHPQPHPQSHPQLQLQSQLSQQSQQSHPSPSQLDAFNYSATMSSSSPTPSQALSTGTTAAATTTAAPSLRATTIGTVVVRCGPIQLVIALLQSPEKIYIKVVELEPKITSLGENLEESVRMQREHDDTLRNLQSLPGPMDEFVQKADKLLASKRISSELVNAMADTLNVIWQDILNLLQDRQHILLLCTQFHDKMTQCFRRMDQLEMACSETQQPMDVPHVQEFLSRFKQLRIDMLTGVMAALKDGNELLSQLEELEKLETLDTRPEHIKRDATRAVHQVQQWLEALHDRRNDLEVAWQTRKTQMEQCLALGLLGRELIDLEAALQKARMDLNTMYSLGECEHTANEMLARYREWKQQALLLRDRALKITRAKEKVQSAGLFSGDEACARAYAVLSGCTEHLDLVDQREHWLHQSREFFAKAEHTLSVLEKLELELASVKLPPNSPESYAMFSKVERDVRSFTEEPLRLGYGILDEVGRTQPETQGVKRVLDELENRKAYIEGICAHSSEDQQKVQRALAEFLAQHNELLAWLRASGQLHLQQSVDMGRNLQQSKQFLLQHHELMQDLEIKGELINLLLESIKVHLESLSPQQRYDVDSKAESLHKHWIELKDLVLKRVDYVSLLIEFFEQANELSSQLNHLQRQLQQTPDEHKLQFLQATWSNIILTFSELKSRGQRFINLKIVDPYLETKSSTQAVEETLNGFSKRQCDVTSSLENWTTTIQEKREVEYLLEKVMSDNEETVAKSTQVDTQLYPVFGSPSVDTKQLLSGIREKLSFVGQDIERAQDEIQHRIQTTLSIQTKDQQSLAKIEQVINNLRMLKARLDGIKYDYRTLIESVLLFLENIAQLRNEIDEYFARQHPSPSQSSGSVERSIAEHERFRDHCMDKFRSLITQSELLIDRVRVLEPPGAREIDTDRILKLLEILRIHFETQCSARMSSLERLEKIEQFRNDLEDIDRSLDSVSKQLHDINGQSVDSLAAAKTTSLAFEYFERTIELLEKRIEKFTDSTSQQLLITNPESEQYVKEELRKLNDKWQGFKDQVKQKRKSLNQATEFFEVVEKIDAEYREISYFYSSVSNKVPYLRDSVEAANLVNDIENYVTSREPGLRSKLDSASQCAHDMSKVSALYNDVMNIFQSFIKLKMDINIVQERLNQEQRQREQRERDSRDQAEREKAMREAEARERAAREEQARLESQRQQAAIEQAQRELVARELALREQAVREEESRLKAVREQAAREQLARAQAAREEEMRIQTLREIAKREEEARLHSKREEEIRIKREDESRAKREEEARIQREEITRLQTLRDQVDQQRIVTENIRKDIQVNSIFTELRYASPLFVRPLKDAVTREGDRFVFECEVTGTPEPAVEWFKDGISILSHADYKTSLDKGICRLVIEETFAADSARFSCRASNLVGTCDTNATLAVRENAAEVQLVPPRILRFLESGKATEGSSFQFGCIVAGVPLPTVQWFKNDKCIDDSPDYVISYNNGEATLRFEEVFLEDDAVYTCSASNPAGIEHCSASLIVEPLEPTELPSFKVPLSNAMARVGQKIKLEAVVSGIPRPDICWVHNGKPFQPRDAKYEYGRVTLIIPQAYPNDAGSYVLSAKNLAGEAYTSCNVIVKGRLPNETSDSEMASDIEPIKPAVHLPLKDVSIFEGKPVRLDCVIVGQPEPEVIWYHNERPVKESADVQLLFQGDRCSLIVQEVYQEDAGHYKVVAINSAGETSSSCELKVTPLNLQAEPATRAQVERQSLPKDAQPKFERLLSDVLADEGEQVVLEVQASGDQPLSAQWYLTNKELQLDDRVTATGDPESGVFKLILNNASVDDKGVYTVKVSNQAGDAKCFSHLIVKSVNAPENRRSSQSSVEIVERHACPEFRELFSDKQGSIDDVVKFECIVKGRPTPKVHWFFNDQPVHGHNFLVSTSGDRQVLTIQKLTHDAVGKISCVAENEAGKATCVAFLNIIGSGLPASSDLQTMTQEHNTESSRVTIKKQTFTTTSTSQVNSYEGNVPQTEVHHSSAHIDQSLKQLGQQRPEIMESHHYQELHKSKEMSTPSLQQKSFTVVQSAANGGGPSPLPAITIPDSPTRLRKEIAPRFTTPLTGKIVDQGADVSMEAIYDGYPSPEIKVEKNGGQLFDNPHTKISNKFNRVTIELKQVGVADAGRYAVTASNAVGQSTSTADLVVKKTIFPPVFGRRLQAQVAKRGEKLIMEVEVTGLPDPTVLWLKDDKPIQDAGISPHRLLAQGNSYRLIIEKAQTSDSGKYMVRATNAGGEAKSIADCAILEPSPERLQEVVKTIVYETTPTGAPTPATASALSDFKTEKQPQQEPQSYQSTQSDVTHANDLHGLSESKVITEHRCTTEATMRLEHKSAFNLELPELAPRPKTPPTTDTTDRATDTATSHTTNTAAPTQQIQIPIQTPFTVSFKTGVTQTPPPVPPKPCTPVVAALYGQQQPQQPQQMQTQTNTRYEQSEHKSSSSFDYFKKIDEETITQRPKPLAFKPLETVVRQPHAQSLAEELRSLNLIPGDAPEFLYEPKAERKEPKVPLINEKIKILSEVQPMEPPPQGGVPVFPPPLGALQSVQHETTLTKEVKVEYGQPIVRPAAVLATPAQQNPRSPSPKPSAEGVAMSKLWTPAGVAAPAATTPTKELNAPFLVQQIAKSIPPQSVTHLVNVDLEPGTPPEICFAPKSEEAVRRRSLVESMEQKLEQNLLQGPRKVLPHSVPTLTPPAPSAYRPPPPVLPTRLGLYESDYESDRYKYSGSESDAEPRAQQKPLATETASFKSSGYAADTEEHSNYRKSESSYYETKTSSSTTMGGGGAPQKLQPEPPATIYYTPQPQAPQPQPQQKQSQEAKDFFSSSKVTSNYSSSSSHHQETKYSSTGPVTVLPQPSPVPAQRKTPAAEFSDYSSEVDERFRSVSRTNESDADIKGYRVVFPPTPTPRTNVATNGHKSPVVVITPSPMEFEPMPHESRPKFEPIGKEIRHEIKTESSSSSSSKQSKFLQQQQQQQQPVFKPKPVAAKFIAATQQQQQQQAQQHSPSRPTMYYNAVAGAPMHLAKVATETKNSMQMHESTESSQRVVNMQQTKRIIHFDSQQQQQHQQQQPLEPFPYSPAPSRTPSRQSHLPPPATPTKFIPGEFRESDYESEVEGGSRIQPLWSPYGDGLARGYRRVAPPQGSARSCSLPRAYERVLSPMEFDRGPEMPTKIHVDVNTLRKEQRGGSTVTTQHSTQSLNRNTTMRGQHQHQQQQQQQQSMDQIDRAGTLPRCGYSSSSSTLQQQAEGQGKRMGSTFLQKSHQFIEDVSRDVQQQQRNGHGHVLRPGFKRAPSEGSNQPQAYRDESRVSQYGTKCIDPNTGLIYFKYDFGYEFGILFPGEGHKFVQSQWNGKGNGGHGPIQNGGRHSPYPLKLAPGNELVIPVQHEHTGRGTPTPGYGATPGYGATPVQGATPVYGYTPGYNSAPGYSSDNETQRRHVGPSGGPRLAARCNPQKRYSLPSSHSHSLDIHLDRLHAQAPRLPTEQQLIRTVPELPNTEPVNAHLSRDEQAQRQPLFITPLKDIAVGVGGTARFECIVQAHPQPQVNWSHNGGHLGHGSRHFIEYRNGVCRLTLPQAYPDDNGSYVCTAMNPLGAASTSGNLNVSSTNRGFRY from the exons AGTCCCGAGAAGATCTACATCAAAGTCGTCGAGCTGGAGCCAAAGATCACGTCGCTGGGCGAGAATCTCGAAGAGTCCGTGCGCATGCAGCGGGAGCACGATGATACCCTGCGAAATCTGCAG AGCCTGCCCGGACCGATGGACGAGTTCGTGCAGAAGGCCGACAAGCTGCTGGCCAGCAAGAGGATCAGCTCGGAGCTGGTCAACGCCATGGCCGACACCTTGAACGTCATCTGGCAGGACATCCTGAACCTGCTGCAGGACCGGCAGCACATTCTGCTGCTCTGCACACAGTTCCACGACAAAATGACGCAGTGCTTCAGGCGCATGGACCAGCTGGAGATGGCCTGCAGCGAGACCCAGCAGCCGATGGATGTGCCGCATGTGCAGGAGTTCCTCAGCAGATTCAAGCAGCTGAGGATCGACATGCTCACGGGCGTGATGGCCGCCCTGAAGGACGGCAACGAGCTGCTCTCGCAgctggaggagctggagaagCTGGAGACCCTGGACACGCGGCCCGAGCACATCAAGCGGGACGCCACGCGGGCCGTCCACCAGGTGCAGCAGTGGCTGGAGGCCCTGCACGACCGCAGGAACGACCTGGAGGTCGCCTGGCAGACGCGCAAGACACAGATGGAGCAGTGCCTGGCCCTGGGCCTGCTCGGACGAGAGCTGATCGACCTGGAGGCGGCCCTGCAGAAGGCCAGGATGGACCTCAACACCATGTACAGCCTCGGGGAGTGCGAGCACACGGCCAACGAGATGCTGGCCCGGTACAGGGAGTGGAAGCAGCAGGCGCTGCTCCTTCGCGATCGTGCGCTGAAGATCACCCGCGCCAaggagaaggtccagtcggCGGGTCTCTTTTCGGGGGACGAGGCCTGTGCCCGGGCCTATGCCGTCCTCAGCGGCTGCACCGAGCACCTGGATCTCGTGGATCAGCGCGAGCACTGGCTGCACCAGTCGCGGGAGTTCTTCGCCAAGGCCGAGCACACGCTCAGTGTCCTGGagaagctggagctggagctggcgaGCGTCAAGCTGCCGCCGAACTCCCCCGAGAGCTATGCCATGTTCTCCAAGGTGGAGCGCGACGTGCGAAGCTTCACCGAGGAGCCGCTGCGACTAGGCTACGGCATCTTGGACGAGGTGGGCCGCACGCAACCGGAGACGCAGGGCGTCAAGCGGGTCCTCGACGAGCTGGAGAACCGCAAGGCCTACATCGAGGGCATCTGTGCGCACAGCAGCGAGGACCAGCAGAAGGTGCAGCGAGCCCTCGCCGAGTTCCTCGCCCAGCACAACGAGCTCCTGGCCTGGCTGCGGGCCTCCGGGCAGCTGCATCTCCAACAGAGCGTGGACATGGGCCGGAATCTGCAGCAGTCGAAGCAGTTCCTCCTGCAGCATCACGAGCTAATGCAGGACTTGGAG ATCAAGGGAGAACTCATCAACCTACTCCTCGAGAGCATCAAAGTCCACTTGGAGTCGCTGAGCCCTCAGCAGCGCTACGATGTCGACTCGAAGGCCGAGTCCCTGCACAAGCACTGGATCGAACTCAAGGATCTGGTGCTGAAGCGCGTCGACTACGTCTCCCTGCTGATCGAGTTCTTCGAGCAGGCCAACGAGCTCTCTAGTCAGCTGAATCACCTGCAGCGCCAGCTCCAGCAGACGCCCGACGAGCACAAGCTGCAGTTCCTCCAGGCCACATGGTCCAACATTATCCTGACCTTCAGCGAGCTCAAGTCCCGCGGACAGCGATTCATCAACTTGAAA ATTGTGGATCCATATCTCGAGACGAAATCCTCGACGCAGGCAGTGGAAGAGACGCTGAACGGTTTCAGTAAGCGGCAGTGCGACGTGACGAGCAGTTTGGAGAATTGGACAACGACCATCCAGGAGAAGCGAGAAGTTGAATATCTGCTAGAGAAAGTCATGAGCGATAACGAGGAG ACGGTTGCCAAGAGCACCCAGGTGGACACCCAATTGTATCCCGTCTTCGGTTCCCCCTCGGTGGACACGAAGCAACTGCTGTCGGGCATACGGGAGAAGCTCAGCTTCGTCGGCCAGGACATTGAGCGGGCCCAGGACGAGATCCAGCACCGCATTCAGACCACCCTGAGCATCCAGACCAAGGACCAGCAGTCGCTGGCCAAAATCGAGCAGGTGATCAACAATCTGCGCATGCTGAAGGCCCGCCTCGACGGCATCAAGTACGACTATCGCACTCTCATCGAGAGCGTGCTGCTCTTCCTGGAGAACATTGCGCAGCTGCGAAACGAGATCGATGAGTATTTCGCGAGGCAGCACCCGTCCCCATCCCAATCGTCGGGCAGTGTGGAGCGCAGCATTGCAGAGCACGAGAGATTCCGCGATCATTGCATGGATAAATTTAGATCGTTAATCACACAATCCGAACTGCTGATCGATCGGGTGCGCGTGCTGGAGCCGCCGGGGGCACGCGAAATCGACACCGATCGCATTTTGAAGTTGTTGGAGATTCTGCGCATTCACTTCGAGACGCAGTGCAGTGCCAGAATGTCGTCGCTCGAGCGGCTCGAGAAGATCGAGCAGTTCCGCAACGATCTGGAGGACATCGATCGGAGTCTGGACAGCGTCAGCAAGCAGCTGCACGACATCAATGGCCAGAGTGTCGATAGTCTGGCGGCGGCCAAGACCACATCGCTGGCATTTGAGTATTTTGAACGTACCATTGAG CTGCTCGAGAAACGCATCGAAAAGTTCACAGattcgacgagccagcagCTGCTGATCACGAATCCCGAAAGCGAACAGTACGTCAAGGAGGAGCTCCGTAAACTCAACGACAAGTGGCAGGGCTTCAAGGATCAGGTGAAGCAGAAACGAAAGAGCCTCAATCAGGCCACAGAGTTCTTCGAGGTTGTCGAAAAG ATCGATGCCGAATATCGGGAGATCAGCTATTTCTACAGCAGCGTCTCCAACAAGGTCCCGTATCTGCGCGACTCTGTGGAGGCGGCCAACCTCGTCAACGACATCGAGAACTATGTCACAAGTCGGGAGCCGGGACTGCGCTCGAAGCTGGACAGTGCCTCGCAGTGCGCCCACGACATGAGCAAGGTGTCGGCGCTCTACAACGATGTGATGAACATCTTCCAGTCCTTCATCAAGCTCAAAATGGACATCAACATTGTGCAGGAGCGCCTGAACCAGGAGCAGCGACAGCGGGAGCAGAGGGAGCGCGACTCGCGCGATCAGGCGGAACGGGAGAAGGCCATGCGCGAGGCAGAGGCCAGGGAGCGCGCGGCCAGGGAGGAGCAGGCCCGTCTGGAGAGCCAGCGACAGCAGGCGGCCATCGAGCAGGCCCAAAGGGAGCTGGTGGCCCGGGAGCTGGCGCTGCGCGAGCAGGCCGTTCGCGAGGAGGAGTCCCGGCTGAAGGCCGTGCGGGAGCAGGCCGCCCGGGAGCAACTGGCCCGGGCACAGGCGGCCCGCGAGGAGGAGATGCGCATTCAAACGCTGCGGGAGATTGCCAAGCGCGAGGAGGAGGCCCGTCTGCACAGCAAGCGCGAGGAGGAGATCCGAATCAAGCGCGAGGACGAGTCGCGCGCCAAGCGCGAGGAGGAGGCCCGCATTCAGCGCGAGGAGATCACGCGCCTGCAAACACTGCGCGACCAGGTGGACCAGCAGCGCATCGTCACCGAGAACATCCGCAAGGACATCCAGGTGAACTCCATCTTCACGGAGCTGCGCTACGCCTCGCCGCTGTTCGTGCGCCCCCTCAAGGACGCCGTGACCCGCGAGGGCGATCGATTCGTGTTCGAGTGCGAGGTCACCGGCACACCAGAGCCCGCCGTCGAGTGGTTCAAGGACGGCATCAGCATCCTGAGCCACGCCGACTACAAGACCAGCCTCGACAAGGGCATCTGTCGCCTGGTGATCGAGGAGACCTTCGCCGCCGACTCGGCGCGCTTCAGCTGCCGGGCCTCCAACCTGGTGGGCACCTGCGACACCAATGCCACGCTGGCAGTGCGCGAGAATGCCGCAGAGGTGCAGCTGGTGCCGCCCCGCATACTGCGGTTCCTCGAGAGCGGCAAGGCCACCGAGGGCAGCTCCTTCCAGTTCGGCTGCATCGTCGCGGGGGTGCCCCTGCCCACGGTGCAGTGGTTCAAGAACGACAAGTGCATCGACGACTCGCCGGACTATGTCATCAGCTACAACAACGGCGAGGCCACGCTCCGCTTCGAGGAGGTCTTCCTCGAGGACGACGCGGTGTACACCTGCAGTGCCTCCAATCCGGCGGGCATCGAGCACTGTTCCGCCAGCCTGATTGTAGAAC CTTTGGAGCCCACAGAACTCCCCAGCTTCAAGGTTCCGCTGTCGAATGCCATGGCCCGCGTGGGCCAAAAGATCAAGCTGGAGGCCGTCGTGAGTGGCATACCCCGACCGGACATCTGCTGGGTGCACAATGGCAAGCCGTTCCAGCCACGCGATGCAAAG TATGAATACGGCCGCGTAACGCTGATAATCCCCCAAGCTTATCCCAACGACGCCGGATCGTACGTTCTGAGCGCCAAGAATCTAGCCGGAGAGGCATACACTAGCTGCAACGTCATTGTCAAGGGTCGCCTCCCCAACGAAACGTCCGATTCCGAGATGGCCAGCGACATAGAGCCGATCAAGCCGGCAGTCCACCTGCCGCTGAAGGATGTCTCCATTTTCGAGGGCAAGCCGGTGCGTCTGGACTGCGTGATTGTGGGTCAACCAGAGCCAGAGGTCATCTGGTATCACAACGAGCGGCCCGTCAAGGAGTCCGCCGACGTCCAGCTGCTGTTCCAGGGCGATCGCTGCTCGCTGATCGTCCAGGAGGTGTACCAGGAGGACGCCGGCCACTACAAGGTGGTGGCCATCAATTCGGCAGGGGAGACATCGAGCAGCTGCGAGCTGAAGGTCACGCCGCTGAACCTGCAGGCCGAGCCGGCCACAAGGGCCCAGGTGGAGAGGCAGAGCCTGCCCAAGGACGCGCAGCCAAAGTTCGAGCGCCTGCTGTCCGATGTTCTGGCCGATGAGGGCGAACAGGTGGTCCTGGAGGTGCAGGCCAGCGGCGACCAGCCTCTGAGCGCCCAGTGGTATCTGACCAACAAGGAGCTGCAGCTGGACGATCGCGTCACTGCCACGGGGGACCCCGAGTCCGGCGTCTTCAAGCTGATCCTGAACAATGCCAGCGTCGACGACAAGGGCGTCTACACGGTGAAGGTCTCCAACCAGGCGGGGGACGCCAAGTGCTTCTCGCATCTGATTGTAAAGTCCGTGAATGCCCCCGAGAACCGCCGCAGCAGCCAGTCCTCCGTGGAGATCGTAGAGCGACACGCCTGTCCCGAGTTCAGGGAGCTCTTCAGCGACAAGCAGGGCAGCATCGATGACGTGGTCAAGTTCGAGTGCATTGTCAAGGGCAGGCCCACGCCCAAGGTCCACTGGTTCTTCAACGACCAGCCCGTCCACGGACACAACTTCCTCGTCTCCACGAGCGGCGACCGCCAGGTGCTGACCATCCAGAAGCTCACCCACGATGCCGTCGGCAAGATTAGCTGTGTGGCCGAGAACGAGGCGGGAAAGGCCACCTGTGTGGCCTTCCTGAACATCATCGGCAGCGGCCTGCCCGCCTCCAGCGACCTGCAGACCATGACCCAGGAGCACAACACCGAATCGTCGCGTGTGACCATCAAAAAGCAGACATTCACCACCACCTCCACGTCGCAGGTGAACTCCTACGAGGGCAACGTGCCCCAGACGGAGGTGCACCACTCCTCGGCCCACATTGACCAGTCGCTGAAGCAGTTGGGCCAGCAGCGGCCCGAGATCATGGAGAGCCACCACTACCAGGAGCTGCACAAGAGCAAGGAGATGAGCACGCCCAGCCTGCAGCAGAAGTCCTTCACGGTCGTTCAGTCGGCCGCCAATGGCGGAGGTCCTTCGCCTCTGCCTGCCATCACCATCCCCGACTCCCCCACTCGCCTGCGCAAGGAGATTGCCCCTCGCTTCACCACCCCCCTCACGGGCAAGATCGTCGATCAGGGCGCCGACGTCAGCATGGAGGCCATCTACGACGGCTACCCCTCCCCCGAGATCAAGGTGGAGAAGAACGGCGGCCAGCTGTTCGATAATCCGCACACGAAAATCTCCAATAAATTCAATCGCGTCACCATCGAGCTCAAGCAGGTGGGCGTGGCCGATGCGGGACGCTACGCGGTGACAGCCTCCAATGCCGTGGGCCAATCGACCAGCACCGCCGATTTGGTGGTCAAAA AGACCATCTTTCCGCCAGTCTTTGGGAGGCGCTTGCAGGCACAGGTCGCCAAAAGGGGCGAGAAACTGATCATGGAGGTGGAGGTCACAGGACTGCCAGACCCCACTGTGCTCTGGCTGAAGGACGATAAGCCCATACAAGATGCCGGCATATCCCCGCACCGACTGCTTGCCCAGGGCAACTCCTATCGTCTGATCATTGAGAAAG CACAAACCTCAGACTCTGGCAAGTATATGGTAAGAGCCACCAATGCCGGCGGGGAGGCCAAAAGCATCGCCGATTGTGCCATTCTGGAGCCATCGCCGGAGCGCCTCCAAGAGGTCGTCAAGACCATTGTGTATGAGACCACGCCCACGGGCGCGCCCACGCCCGCGACAGCATCGGCCTTGAGCGATTTTAAAACTGAA AAGCAGCCACAGCAGGAGCCACAGTCGTATCAGAGCACTCAGAGCGATGTGACCCATGCGAACGACCTGCACGGCCTGTCCGAGTCGAAGGTGATCACTGAGCATCGTTGCACCACCGAGGCAACCATGCGTCTAGAGCACAAGTCGGCCTTCAACCTGGAACTGCCCGAGCTGGCACCGCGACCCAAGACACCGCCCACCACCGACACCACCGATAGAGCCACCGATACAGCCACCAGCCACACCACAAACACTGCCGCCCCCACacaacagatacagataccgATCCAGACCCCCTTCACAGTCAGCTTCAAGACCGGAGTGACCCAAACCCCACCGCCAGTGCCGCCCAAACCCTGCACGCCAGTGGTAGCCGCACTCTATGGccaacagcagccacagcagccacagcagatGCAAACGCAGACCAACACCAGATACGAGCAGAGCGAACACAAGTCCTCGTCGTCCTTCGACTACTTCAAGAAGATCGATGAGGAGACCATTACACAGCGACCCAAGCCGCTGGCCTTCAAGCCACTGGAGACGGTGGTGCGGCAGCCGCACGCCCAGAGCCTCGCGGAGGAGCTGCGAAGCCTCAATCTCATACCGGGCGATGCGCCCGAGTTCCTCTACGAGCCGAAGGCCGAGCGGAAGGAGCCCAAGGTGCCGCTGATCAACGAGAAGATCAAGATCCTGTCGGAAGTGCAGCCCATGGAGCCGCCACCGCAGGGCGGGGTGCCAGTGTTCCCGCCCCCCCTCGGAGCCCTGCAGAGCGTGCAGCACGAGACGACACTCACGAAGGAGGTCAAAGTGGAGTACGGCCAGCCCATAGTGCGTCCCGCGGCGGTCCTGGCCACGCCCGCCCAGCAGAACCCCCGTTCGCCCTCGCCCAAGCCCTCGGCCGAGGGCGTGGCCATGTCCAAGCTTTGGACACCAGCCGGGGTCGCGGCCCCAGCAGCCACCACGCCCACAAAGGAGCTGAATGCCCCCTTCCTGGTGCAACAGATAGCCAAGAGCATACCGCCGCAGTCGGTCACCCATCTGGTGAATGTGGATCTGGAGCCGGGCACGCCCCCGGAGATCTGTTTCGCCCCGAAGTCGGAGGAGGCGGTGCGCCGTCGCTCGCTGGTGGAGAGCATGGAGCAGAAGCTGGAGCAGAATCTGCTGCAGGGCCCGCGCAAGGTGCTGCCGCACTCGGTGCCGACCCTAACGCCGCCCGCCCCCAGCGCCTACCGCCCGCCACCGCCAGTGCTGCCCACCCGCCTGGGCCTCTACGAGAGCGACTACGAGAGCGATCGGTACAAGTACAGCGGCAGCGAGAGCGATGCGGAGCCCAGGGCCCAGCAGAAGCCGCTCGCCACGGAGACGGCGTCCTTCAAGTCGAGCGGCTATGCGGCGGACACCGAGGAGCACTCGAACTATAGGAAATCCGAGAGCAGCTACTACGAAACGAAGACGTCTTCATCGACCACcatgggtgggggtggggctCCACAGAAGCTCCAGCCCGAGCCACCGGCAACGATTTACTATACCCCACAGCCACAGgcgccacagccacagccgcaaCAAAAGCAATCCCAAGAGGCGAAG GACTTCTTTAGCAGCTCGAAGGTGACCAGCAActacagcagcagctcctCGCACCACCAGGAGACCAAGTACTCGTCGACAGGGCCCGTCACGGTCCTGCCGCAGCCGAGTCCTGTGCCGGCCCAGCGAAAGACCCCGGCGGCAGAGTTCAGTGACTACAGCAGCGAGGTGGACGAACGCTTCCGCTCGGTGTCCCGCACCAACGAATCGGATGCGGACATCAAGGGGTATCGAGTGGTCTTCCCCCCCACACCCACGCCGCGTACGAACGTGGCCACGAACGGGCACAAGTCCCCGGTGGTGGTGATCACCCCCTCGCCCATGGAGTTCGAGCCCATGCCCCATGAGAGCCGCCCCAAATTCGAGCCGATTGGCAAGGAGATTCGTCACGAGATCAAGAcggagagcagcagcagcagcagctcaaaGCAATCCAAGTtcttgcaacagcagcaacagcagcagcagcccgtATTCAAGCCCAAGCCTGTGGCAGCAAAGTTTATAGCTGccacacagcagcagcagcagcagcaggcgcaaCAGCACTCGCCTTCTCGTCCGACCATGTACTACaatgctgttgctggtgcccCCATGCATCTGGCGAAGGTCGCCACCGAGACCAAGAACTCGATGCAGATGCACGAGTCCACCGAGAGCTCTCAGCGGGTGGTCAACATGCAGCAGACAAAGCGAATCATTCACTTTGAcagccaacagcagcagcagcatcagcagcagcagccgttgGAGCCCTTCCCCTACAGCCCAGCCCCGAGTCGCACGCCTTCGCGGCAGTCGCATCTGCCCCCACCGGCCACGCCCACAAAATTCATACCCGGCGAGTTCCGGGAGAGCGACTACGAGAGCGAGGTGGAGGGCGGCTCGCGCATCCAGCCGCTCTGGTCGCCCTACGGCGACGGCCTGGCCCGGGGATACCGCCGTGTGGCGCCGCCCCAGGGCTCGGCACGCTCCTGCAGCCTGCCACGCGCCTACGAGAGGGTGCTCTCCCCAATGGAGTTCGATCGGGGCCCCGAAATGCCCACCAAGATCCACGTGGATGTGAATACTCTGAGGAAAGAGCAGCGGGGCGGCAGCACAGTGACCACGCAGCACAGCACCCAGTCCTTGAACAGAAACACCACGATGAGGGgacagcatcagcatcagcagcagcagcagcaacagcagtccATGGATCAGATAGATAGGGCTGGCACCCTGCCGCGTTGTggatacagcagcagcagcagcaccctGCAGCAGCAGGCCGAGGGTCAGGGCAAGCGCATGGGCTCCACGTTCCTACAGAAGTCCCATCAATTCATCGAGGATGTCAGCAGGGAtgtgcagcagcaacagaggAATGGCCATGGCCATGTCCTGCGACCGGGATTCAAGCGTGCCCCCAGCGAAGGCAGCAATCAGCCGCAGGCCTATCGCGATGAGTCGCGGGTCTCCCAATACG GCACCAAATGCATCGACCCCAACACCGGTTTGATCTATTTCAAATACGATTTTGGCTACGAATTCGGTATACTCTTTCCCGGCGAGGGCCACAAGTTTGTCCAGAGCCAGTGGAACGGCAAGGGGAACGGCGGCCATGGGCCCATCCAGAATGGCGGTCGCCACTCGCCGTATCCCCTGAAGCTGGCCCCGGGGAATGAGCTGGTCATACCCGTGCAGCACGAGCACACGGGCAGGGGTACACCCACACCAGGCTATGGCGCGACACCCGGCTATGGCGCTACACCCGTCCAAGGCGCCACACCCGTCTATGGCTACACTCCTGGCTATAACTCCGCTCCTGGCTATAGTTCCGACAATGAAACACAACGTCGCCATGTGGGACCCTCTGGCGGGCCGCGTTTGGCCGCGCGCTGCAATCCCCAGAAGCGTTACAGTCTGCcgagcagccacagccacagcctcgACATACATCTCGATCGGTTGCACGCCCAGGCGCCGCGTCTCCCAACCGAACAGCAACTGATCCGCACAG TGCCGGAACTGCCCAATACGGAACCCGTCAATGCCCATTTGAGCCGCGATGAGCAGGCACAAAGGCAGCCATTATTCATAACG CCCCTGAAAGACATTGCAGTGGGCGTTGGGGGCACAGCCCGTTTCGAATGCATTGTCCAGGCCCATCCGCAGCCGCAGGTCAACTGGAGCCACAACGGCGGGCATTTGGGGCACGGCAGTCGGCATTTCATTGAGTACCGGAACGGCGTGTGCCGTCTAACACTGCCACAGGCCTATCCGG ACGACAATGGGAGCTACGTTTGCACCGCCATGAATCCGCTGGGAGCCGCCAGCACAAGCGGAAATTTGAATGTTTCGAGCACAAACCGTGGATTTAGATACTAA